The DNA sequence ACTATGAGGCGACGCGGCGTGCCGATCGGACCGGGATTGAAATTTCAGGCTCATGGCCGCCTCTAACAGATGCCGGCCTCAAACCGAGCGCGCCTGTGTTTCCGGGAACTGTACAGCTCACTCCTTCCGGCAATGCCTTTGTCCTTCTGCCGGATTCGCAGACCACCGGCGGATATCCTCACGTCCTTCAGGTGATCCGGGCGGACCGCCACTTGCTGGGGCAGATCCGGCCGGGCGACCGGATTCACTTTCTGAAGCGCACACCGGATGAAGCGGCAACGGATCTGCGCCGCAAGACGGCGTACTTCCGGGACTGGTTGCCTGACTTGTCGCTCTAGAGTGGCTTGTCTTCGTCTATGAGAATGCGGTTCGCAGAGCCAGCGGGATCATCGAACTGTCCGGATCGGACGGACCAGATAAATGCGCCGAGGCCGAGCAGGCCCATGAACAGGGCGATCGGAATAAGAAACAGAATTCCGGTCATGTCACGTTCCTTCCGTAAAGGCTGCAAGACGGATCGCGTTCAGCGATACAGCCACAGATGAAAAGGACATTGCAAGTGCGGCGACCAGCGGTGTGGCATGGCCCGTTACGGCAATGGGGATTGCGACCAGGTTGTAGAGCGCTGCAAAGGTGAAGTTTTCCAGCATGACACTCCGTGTGCGCTTGGAAATTTTCAACAGCACAGGCAGTGAAGAAATGCCGCCCGAATAGACCGCATCACTTGCCGCCTGGCTAATGTCGATGGCTGTCCCGGGCGTTACCGATGCGTGTGCCAGTGAAAGAGCGCCAGCGTCATTCAGGCCATCACCGACCATCAGGACTTTGTGTCCCTGATCGCGCAACGTCTCCAGATAGGCGGCCTTGTCGCGCGGGGATGCCGCGGATTTGTAGTTGGTAACCCCAAGTTCACGCGCGACTTCCGAGACGCGCTCTTCCGTGTCACCGGACAGGATTTCCGTTTGGTATCCGGCGTTTTCCAGCGCGGCGATCGCATGTTCGGTGCCGGGGATCAGCCGGTCTGAAAATTCCAGTGCGACCGGCTCTTCATCGCCACGCTGAAGATAAAGGTTTCGGGTATGAGAGTCGCCACCGTCTATTCCGATCCAGCGGCCAGACCCCAGACGCAAGAGCTCGCCTTCAACGGTCGCTTCCAGCCCGCAACCGGGCAGTTCCTTTACATTGGCAAGAACAGGCCCCGGACCCGCAGCGTCGGAAATGGCGCGCGAAAGCGGATGGCGACTGGACCGCGCCAGAAGGGCGGCATCCGCGATAACGTCCTTGTTCGTTCCGTCATTGAGCTGCGGAACGCCAAGAGACAAAGTCCCCGTCTTGTCCAGTACGATCCGGTCAACCGACGCAAAGCGTTCAAGGGCATCTCCGGATTTCAGGAAGATGCCGAGCTGGAACAGTTTGCCCGCAGCCACCACATGAGCGACGGGGGCGGCCAGGGCGAGGGCGCAAGGGCACGTGATGATGAGCGTTGAAACCGCGATCAAAATGGCTTCGCGGAAACTGGCGCCGGCAAGCATCCAGCCGATAAAGGTCAGCGCTGCGGCCGAGTGCACGAAGGGAACATACAAGGCAACGGCTTTATCGGCGATTCTGCGATAGGCAGATCGCCGCTGTTCTCCCGCTTCCAGCATCCGGCCAATGTCTGCGAGCAGGGAGTCAGACGCGCGTGAGAGCGCTTTTGCCTGTATGGGGCCGGAAAGATTTACTGCCCCCGCATAGATTCGCATGCCTTTTGACAGGACGTGAGGCGCGCTTTCTCCGGTGACCAGGCTTTCGTCGAGTTCACAAAACTCGTCAGAGAGCGCCATATCGACAACGGCCCGCTCGCCTTGGGCCAGCAGGATGTTGTCACCCGGCGCAACCACGCCGGGGTTCACCTTGATGGCATTTCCATCGCAGTCGATCCTTGTAACGGCCCGGTTGGACATGCCTGCAAGGTCGTTTGCGGCAGAACAGGCCCGGCGCCTGACGCGCGCATCCAGGAAACGGCCGATCAGCAGGAAAAAGATCAACATCGCGGCGGCATCAAAATAGGCGTGCTCGCCACCACGGATCGTTTCAACGACGCTGACGGAGAAAGCCAGGACGATGGCCAGGGAGATTGGCACGTCCATATTGGCGCGCCCGCGCTTCAGTACCGACCAGGCGGACCGGAAGAATGGCCGGCCCGAGAAGGCGATCGCGGGCAGGGCGATGACGCCGGAAATGGCGTGCATGATCTGTTTAGTATTCGCGCCCATCTCACCCGCGCCAGACCAGACGGAAACCGACAGCAGCATGATGTTCGCAGCGGCAAAGGCAGCGACGCCCATGGCGAGCAAGAGCTCACGCTCCTCCTTGCGCTGGACCTCGTCAGCATCTGTTTCCGCGGCAGCGCTGACGCCGTAGCCGAGACTGGAAACCGTTTCTGCGATCTCTGAAGCGGGCAGGGGGCCCTGCCAGGTGACAATGAACTTGCCAGTGGACAAGTTCAGCCGCGCTTCGGAGACACCCTCTAGCGCACTGACTGATTTCTCGATCTTGGCAAGGCATCCGGCGCATTTCGCGCCCGATACATGCAACTCCAAATGTTGGAGCTTGCCACTTTTTTGCACGAACGCTGAGAGGCCCGCAAAAGGCGACTCCTGATCTGGCGTGTCGCCGAGGGACCAATCACGCGTGTGCGCGAGGACGTCCGTCGTGCTCATGGAATGATCAGTTTCTTGCTCGCGACAAACTCAACGTCATCTGTACGGTAAGGCACGGTCGCCTGGACGCGCGCTTCCCAGACACCTTTGTCGAGCAATGAAATATCGGCGAAGTAGTCTCCGTCAGGACCGCGTTGCAGGACGATTGGCACATCTTCCACGCCGGTCACTGTCCGGCGCAGCTGTGCCTGGATGTCCTGAGTCGCCAGAGGCGCCCCTTCGCGATCCAGAAGCCGGACCACGAGGCGGTCTCCCGCCTCGGTAGGCGTCAGGCCGATCTGGGCGGACCAGCCTTGTTGTTTCTGGATGCGGCGTGCCGAGATTGCTTCATTGTAGTGAAGGCCCTGCAGGTAGGATTTTTGTTCGTCCTCACCGGGGAAGGAACTCAAGGCCGCCCAGAGGAATATGCCGTTCACGATAAACATGAACCCGAAGAACGCGCAGAGAAG is a window from the Hyphomonas adhaerens MHS-3 genome containing:
- a CDS encoding FixH family protein, with protein sequence MPATATRKSFRLTGLHVFLLLCAFFGFMFIVNGIFLWAALSSFPGEDEQKSYLQGLHYNEAISARRIQKQQGWSAQIGLTPTEAGDRLVVRLLDREGAPLATQDIQAQLRRTVTGVEDVPIVLQRGPDGDYFADISLLDKGVWEARVQATVPYRTDDVEFVASKKLIIP
- a CDS encoding heavy metal translocating P-type ATPase translates to MSTTDVLAHTRDWSLGDTPDQESPFAGLSAFVQKSGKLQHLELHVSGAKCAGCLAKIEKSVSALEGVSEARLNLSTGKFIVTWQGPLPASEIAETVSSLGYGVSAAAETDADEVQRKEERELLLAMGVAAFAAANIMLLSVSVWSGAGEMGANTKQIMHAISGVIALPAIAFSGRPFFRSAWSVLKRGRANMDVPISLAIVLAFSVSVVETIRGGEHAYFDAAAMLIFFLLIGRFLDARVRRRACSAANDLAGMSNRAVTRIDCDGNAIKVNPGVVAPGDNILLAQGERAVVDMALSDEFCELDESLVTGESAPHVLSKGMRIYAGAVNLSGPIQAKALSRASDSLLADIGRMLEAGEQRRSAYRRIADKAVALYVPFVHSAAALTFIGWMLAGASFREAILIAVSTLIITCPCALALAAPVAHVVAAGKLFQLGIFLKSGDALERFASVDRIVLDKTGTLSLGVPQLNDGTNKDVIADAALLARSSRHPLSRAISDAAGPGPVLANVKELPGCGLEATVEGELLRLGSGRWIGIDGGDSHTRNLYLQRGDEEPVALEFSDRLIPGTEHAIAALENAGYQTEILSGDTEERVSEVARELGVTNYKSAASPRDKAAYLETLRDQGHKVLMVGDGLNDAGALSLAHASVTPGTAIDISQAASDAVYSGGISSLPVLLKISKRTRSVMLENFTFAALYNLVAIPIAVTGHATPLVAALAMSFSSVAVSLNAIRLAAFTEGT
- the ccoS gene encoding cbb3-type cytochrome oxidase assembly protein CcoS: MTGILFLIPIALFMGLLGLGAFIWSVRSGQFDDPAGSANRILIDEDKPL